One Arachis hypogaea cultivar Tifrunner chromosome 2, arahy.Tifrunner.gnm2.J5K5, whole genome shotgun sequence genomic window, AGATATAAAAACGCCCTCGAggtattatcatcatcatcatcattaattactaattagtcgttatttaattcataaaaatattatttattcgaACTTTAGGTTGAATCATGATCTAGCTGCACAATGCGATTCAAATGTTAAAGGTACTATGTTTTTATGGGTTGATTTTTGGGATCTTTGTGAAAATGAACCGTGTTTGCAGGTATCATATTGGATGTCTGAGAAAGGATACTCTGAACCTAGATCTTCAGATTTTAGTTTAAAACTGGACTTGATTGCAAAGGTTAAGGGAATAGAAGAAGCTGAATCCTATTTTGATAGCATTCCGAACTACTTAAGAACTACAGATTGTTACAGCACTCTTCTTAATTGCTATGCTCAAGTTAGAGATGTGGATAAAGCTAAAAGGATCATGCTGCAGATGAGACATTTGGGTTTCGCAGGGTCTACTTTGGCAAGAAATGCTTTGCTTAACCTCTACTATCAAACACAAAACTATGACAAAGTGGAAAATTTGTTGCTTGAAATGAAAGAAGACGGTATTAAATTCGATAGATTTACATTTTCCACCTTGATTAATACATATGCAGCCAAATCTAATATAGAGGGAATAGACAAACTTCTTGCACAGTTAGAAGATGATCCATCGTATTCCGGAAGTGTAGATTGGGGTGTTTATGCTGTGGCTGCCAATTGTTATCGCAAACTCGGGTTTCATGATAAAGCTTTTAACGCTTTAAAGAAATCAGAGGAGTGCGTGGATTACACAATATGGAAAAAGGCCTTTCCTCATCTTATAACTCAATATGCAACAATAGGGAAGAAAGAAGAGGTGATGAGGTTGTGGAATATTTACAAGATGGATGGGAAGCTACTCAAAACAGACTATTCAGCTGTAATAAGTTCATTTCTTAAGTTGGATGACATTGAACTTGCTAAGATTATCTTTGAGGAGTGGGAATCTAGAAACCAGTatttcagaaatttctttatGCCGAACAAGATGATAGCAGCTTACAGCAGAAAGGGCAAAATGGAGGAAGCTGAAGCCATTGTTAATAGGACAATCTCGAAGGGAGGAAAGCCAAATGAATGGACTTGGTCAGGGCTCTTGCTTGGATATATTTCACATAGAAATTTTCCGATGGCTGTTCGATGTATGAAAGAGGCAGTTTCTATCTGTGAAGTGGGGCGTAAGTGGAGGCCATTACCGGAATCCTTAGCTGCCATTTTTCAGTACTTGAAATTTAATGGAGATATGGAGGAGGCAGAGGATTTGATAAGGTTACTCAGTAGCAAGAATGTTATCTCCCTTGATGTTCATAACAAGCTGATGAGTTGGATTAAGGATGTGGAATCAAATGTGCCTGCAATTGATGCGCTGGGAGGCTATTCACATAAACAAACAGGTGAAATTTCAGAGCCAGAGGAAGATAGGAACAACCCTGACTTCTGCCTTAGCCATCAATAGAATGTTAAGGGATGACTATCAATTAGGCAAATCATGAATTAGGGTTTACATTTGGTGTACACATCTTTTCAACAATGAAGTTTAGGACCAATTAGTGTAGGTgaatggttcaccaaaaagacTGATTCTGAGTTGGTATGTCTTATATATGACTCTCTTAAATTTTCTAAGATGCTTCATTTcaaaattgatagaaaaataaaaggatgGGAAATCAGGATTAAGTAATAACTTGTGGTTGAGGAAGTTCGGGTTTGAAATATTTGATGGTTGATTCATGGTAATAGTTTAGTCACCAAAATAGGATACAATATGTTAAtagtttaccaaaaaaaaaagggaatatttttaagtaattttttatgtaaacatatttttttattttaacaattatgtttaaatataataaaataaaataattattttatttattaggttaaaattttttttttaaataaataataaacttttaaaaaaatgtaagttatattttgaaaaaaaatatttttttttactattaaaaatttactaaacaCACCAAATTTCTTTTAACAATTTAAAATCTTTCAAACAGCATATAATTAGTCTTGTTACATcgccaaatttttaaattaattttaatataaaagtgaATGGTGTAATACCTCTATAATATAATAGTGTAATATGCTGCTATCATACTAAAATTTACCTGAATTAAAAAACTCGACCAATGATTTCTGTAGTTTGAACCCACTTAAAAAAGTTGTTACTaactgttacggtgggtaaccggagatgaACAGAATAGATGACGTAAGTTGGTCCAATCGTCCGCGGATAGTGAGCTCCGAGATGGTTAGCACGCTAGAGCTTCCTTCCGACTTATACACGTtgatgaatggggggtggtacctgcaaagacactccgatgcctaagtcagcaagggtgttagcaagtctagagagtattgggcttagagatacctgaggggtgtcagtgtatttatagtggtgagtcaataaccaccgttggagtagtgccatatcTTTAGGGTGTTTAACCGCCCCATTATCTtaaggaggttaagatatggctttatgaagcggttagagagattttaggggcggttactcatttgaatgagtatttatctgccagctaatctcatgtccgacttctttagagtaagTCGTAGTTGttaccgacttcttatgtgaaggtcggtGCTTGGCTAGGCTTAATCTTTCAGACTAGGCCTTTTATTTGAACCTGGGCCTTtgtcattgggccagggtatgaacagtgcccctacttgagcccaaagtCTCTTTAGAGCttgggttcaagtatttaacTAGGGTTCGTAGCCGACTTACTTGGAGGAAACATGGGTCTtataaaccgacgtgattttcgcgaccttttgtttctgacagttacgtcaattcaagcgtcgtgtccgttgggAAAGCATTTAGGGATTgagggctttggtaacggtgccatctcattaatgactgctccgcttttaccattatgccccttagtatgtttataaatgctttccctctctttcatttttccgtttctgcaatctttcaaacttcttctttcCTTGTTCGCACTGCATTCTTGTGCTCGAAGATTTCTGCTTTTTCCAACCTTCACTTTTCGGATAAAGGTTAGCTTTGCTTCTTTCATGTCATGCCTTatgtttgcatgcttttgttttgtgGGTGGATAGGTTGGTCTATAGATTTTGGCTTCGTATCTCTCCTCTTTATGGACCGtgttttttgattttctttttcttttttctttttgtaggtttCTGTCACCTTtcattatataaagaaaaaatggcttctgtagatgttctttctcagtgggttgatgttaCGGTCCTTGGGGAGGAGCCTTTGGTCGATGCTGAGTTTATTACTCATCTTCGTACTCACCACAGGCTTTGTACTTCGGAAGAGGACGAGCCAAAATATGAGTTGATAACcccgggtccggaagaccgggtttgttttgggagggccaatgaggcggcccctcattttttctttatgtatgaatgtatgatcacccgtttgggtgtttttcttcctttttcggaTTTTGAAATATCTGTTTTGCACCACTGTCGAGTTGCCcctact contains:
- the LOC112756731 gene encoding pentatricopeptide repeat-containing protein At2g20710, mitochondrial, which codes for MVLLTRLRSALRLLPRSSATYATSAASTSNLSPAKRNQSANVYVPQDLYRRIFIVTDPTLPVVTILEQWVQDGRTLSYNELLFVIKQLRSRKRYKNALEVSYWMSEKGYSEPRSSDFSLKLDLIAKVKGIEEAESYFDSIPNYLRTTDCYSTLLNCYAQVRDVDKAKRIMLQMRHLGFAGSTLARNALLNLYYQTQNYDKVENLLLEMKEDGIKFDRFTFSTLINTYAAKSNIEGIDKLLAQLEDDPSYSGSVDWGVYAVAANCYRKLGFHDKAFNALKKSEECVDYTIWKKAFPHLITQYATIGKKEEVMRLWNIYKMDGKLLKTDYSAVISSFLKLDDIELAKIIFEEWESRNQYFRNFFMPNKMIAAYSRKGKMEEAEAIVNRTISKGGKPNEWTWSGLLLGYISHRNFPMAVRCMKEAVSICEVGRKWRPLPESLAAIFQYLKFNGDMEEAEDLIRLLSSKNVISLDVHNKLMSWIKDVESNVPAIDALGGYSHKQTGEISEPEEDRNNPDFCLSHQ